A stretch of the Nicotiana tabacum cultivar K326 chromosome 6, ASM71507v2, whole genome shotgun sequence genome encodes the following:
- the LOC107776521 gene encoding dof zinc finger protein DOF5.6 — protein sequence MGITSLQVCMDSSDWLQDTIHEEGAAGIDSSSSPISEDIICSRPLIVERRLRPPHDHSIKCPRCDSTHTKFCYYNNYSLSQPRYFCKTCRRYWTKGGTLRNIPVGGGCRKNKKVSSKKSNIETANNQNPTDLQLSFPDQMLAFSHHHFMSSNNFGLGNHQGNNFMLENPTAIDFMEGKYEALVGCTSSRNQDFLGNGDIGMISTPTGFGHDINSHGNIIAPNFAFGMATTMDAGNNFGTTEMDSSHHHQRLMLSTYENNQHGEQIINAVDVKPNPKILSLEWHDQVLGCSDAGKESFGYYSSVGGLGSWTGLMNGYGSSATNPLV from the coding sequence ATTCTTCTTCATCGCCAATATCGGAGGACATTATATGCTCAAGGCCATTAATAGTAGAAAGAAGGCTAAGACCCCCACATGACCATTCTATCAAATGCCCTCGTTGCGACTCTACCCACACCAAATTCTGTTACTACAACAATTACAGCCTTTCTCAGCCTCGCTACTTCTGCAAGACTTGCCGTAGGTACTGGACTAAAGGTGGTACTTTACGAAACATCCCTGTTGGTGGTGGTTGTCGCAAAAACAAAAAAGTCTCCTCCAAAAAATCCAATATTGAAACAGCTAATAACCAAAATCCTACTGATCTTCAGCTTTCATTCCCAGATCAAATGCTAGCCTTTTCTCATCATCACTTCATGAGTAGTAACAACTTTGGCCTTGGAAATCATCAAGGTAATAATTTCATGCTTGAAAATCCAACCGCAATTGATTTTATGGAAGGCAAGTACGAAGCTTTAGTAGGGTGTACTAGTTCAAGAAACCAAGATTTTCTTGGGAATGGTGATATTGGAATGATTAGTACTCCTACTGGATTTGGTCATGATATTAATAGTCATGGAAATAttattgcaccaaattttgcatttgGAATGGCAACGACTATGGATGCTGGGAACAACTTTGGAACAACCGAGATGGATTCTTCTCATCATCATCAGAGGCTAATGCTGTCTACTTATGAAAATAATCAACATGGGGAACAGATTATTAATGCAGTTGATGTGAAGCCAAATCCCAAGATTTTGTCATTGGAATGGCATGACCAAGTCCTAGGCTGCTCTGATGCTGGGAAAGAGTCATTTGGCTATTATTCTAGTGTTGGCGGGCTAGGATCTTGGACTGGATTAATGAATGGTTATGGATCATCAGCAACAAACCCTTTAGTCTAA